TTGTAATTATAAACTACCGAAACAATGTTTAGTATATTTTGCAGATTCATCTATTGTTGTAAATAATTTTCCCGCCACAATGCTTGAGTCATTTATAATACTGAAACATTGTCTAAGATATTGAGCAAAATCATATCCGCAGCAATGCGGAGGTATAATAAAACTAGTTAACTTTTATTGTTGTTTATTATATAGGGAGTAATTATTTTTaacataatatctttaaaatatctCATTAGAGCACAGGGAGTCGACTGCGTTTTTTTACCGTCGACGAAATCAGACGTCGGGGACGGTGGCACTGCCGACTCCGTCCCGGTCTTTTTCTGgccttttattattgttattgtgttTGATTTTTTGAAATATATCCGTTATTCAAGGGCTAtttttcaatttaatatatattatattttttaaataatcaatatttcatatttcatctaTATAGACACAAACATTTTACATAAACACATACATTTTATGCACAAACACAACACATTATTCTCTCAAACAAATACATCTTCAAATTTATTTATCTATTCCATACATATTCATACTTTTAATCAATATAATGTCTTCGTCATCTTTGTCGACTCACGAAGACTATACGATGCAAGTGCTCGATATAATAGACAATGAAGAAATGGAAAGAGAAAATGAGGCGGAAGTTCATTCACACGTCGCTACATAGAACATGAGCATGAAGAAACACATCTACGTCTTATTACCGACTATTTTGTTGAAGATTGCAAATACACCGACGATAATTTCAAAAAGAGGTTTCGGATGAAACGACACTTTCTTATTAGAATTATGGAAGATATTATCCACTACTCGAAACAACCGCTACCTGAATATTTTAGGTATTTTCATTTAAGAGTTGATGTACACAGCGAGTTGAGTATTAGCCCATGCTTAAAATAACTTCCGCTCCACGTTAATTGGCATACAGTGATACACCCGATCTTTTTAACGAGACTTGCAAATGTCGGAGCAAACATAGTATGAATCGCTTATGAACTTCACAAAGTGTATTATTGATTTATATAACGGTGATTATATGGAAGAGCCTTCCAAGGATGATATGTTACGATTGTATGAGGCTCATAAAGAAATTCATGGTTTTACAGGAATGCTCGGCAGCATAGATTGTATGCATTGATCATGTATAAAATGTCCCGTTGCATGGAAAGGTCAATTTACTCGAGGCGATCACAGAGTTCCAACTATTATGCTTGAAGCCGTAGGCTCATATGATAATTGGATTTGGCATGCTTTCTTTGAGGTGGCGGGTTCGAATAACGATTTTAATGTGTTGAACGCTAGTAATCTCTTCAACTCAATGCTTAATGAAGAAATGGAAGACATCCCCTTTACTGCAAATGGTGTTGAGTACCAAAGAGGATATAATCTTGCCGACGGAATTTACCCGTGTGTGCATTATTTGTTAAGGCATTTTTAAGTTCAAATGATGAAAAACATACTTACTTTTCAAAGAAGAAGCAAGTAGGTGCACACAAAAATATTGAGAGAACTTTTGGTATTTTACAAAGGGCGTTGACATATACTACAACAACCGGCAAGGACTTACAACATCAATGTTATGAAATGGGTTATGTATACGTGCATTATCTTACACAATTTAATTGTTGAAGATAATGGTTATAACATTTCCGAAAATGTTTGGGTTTATGAACCCGTTGCTAATATGCAAACAACTTGGATCGAGAGGTGTGAAACATACATAAGAAGGATGAAAGAATTACGCGACAGAGTTATGCATGAAGGCCTACGATCGGATTTGGTTGAACATCTTTGGGGTAATCGTGAAATGTAGTCGTCGacgtagtttttaattatcatgTTTGTTTTTTTAAGTATTGTCTTTTTTGAACTATTGTATTTTTTAAGCattgtaattctttattaactattgtaattttttttaatggAGTATTGTATTTTTaagtaaataattaatttatttttattatttaaataaactaaatattaaattaataagaaTTATACACTGAACGAATTCCTCTATTTTGACTTCAGTGTTAAATTTCAGTATCTTGGAACACAGTTCGGTGTCTTGACTCTTTGTGCTCTTACTAGTAAAGTGATAGTGATTCGCAACACAAAATACAATAAAATACTGAAATGGTACCGTTTTACTAcgggaggtgatcctcacacaaTGATCATCTATACTTAATTTACTATTATAcccctaattatattatacttaaaataataataataataataatatttagaataataatataaattcAACTCCTTATATTAATTTAGAAATATAACtgtaaatttataaaataaaagtgtatatagaTTGGTATGTATGTATCACATCTCTTTTACTAGGTTATATTAACAAATAAGATAAGATaaataacgttttttttttttgtacatacGACTATACGTGAATATAACGCAGTCTACTAAAActaaaacaaaaacagaaaagttagAATAAAAAAATGTAACATGCGTGGCCCCACCGTGTAGTGCATACTCGCATAAAACTGTGCATCTTTATTCAGACCATAATTCTCCGTTTCCTTAATCTGTTTAATTCTTTCCTTCTTTCTTCCAATTAAGCGTCTTCCGCGCCGTAAATATCGCCGGAAAAAAACACTTACCCAATCAACGCCGGTGACCACCCCGGCAATAACTCTAAAAACAAATCCCCATTATGTCGTCTCCACCACCAGCCACTTCACCATCACCACCCACTAACTCCACTGCACCACCACCAGCTACCACTGCCCCACCACCCGCCGCTACTGCCCCACCACCCGCCGCTACTGCCCCACCACCATCCGTCCCCGCAGCCCCGCCACCATCTGTTCCCGCCTCTCCGCCACCATCTGTTCCCGCCTCTCCACCACCATCTATCCCCGCAGCCCCACCACCAGCTATCCccgcaccaccaccaccatcatccacCCCTGCAACTCCGCCGCCAACCGCAACCCCAACGCCACCGACCGCTGTCACCCCAGTTTCATCTCCGCCTCCACCCGCCACTCTACCGCCATCCAATTCTCCTCCGGCGCCACCCACCACTCCACCACCATCCAATTCCCCTCCGACGCCACCCACCACTCAACCACCATCCAATTCCCCTCCGGCGCCACCCACTACCACCAATCCACCACCTTCAACCCCCACTCCAACCACACCATCGCCACCTAGGTCTACCCCTTCCAAGCCTCCACCATCACCACCGCCTCCAAGAAACAGTCCACCGTCTCCGCCATCACCTCCCGGACAAACCCCTGTTTCACCATCTCCGCCTCCTCCCAAAAATGTCTCTTTATCCCCTCCGGCGTCTAATAATTCATCCAGTGTATCAACAGGAGCTGTTGTAGGGATCGCAATCGGTGGTGTTTTGATACTTGCAATTATTAGTCTTATATTTATTTGCtgtaaaaagaagaaaagaagccaTGATCATGCTGATTATTATGTTCCTCCACCCCCTCCACCTAAAGGTATACTACCCTCCTAATTaccattaaaaaagttaacatttttTTCCATTTAATATCTCAAGCAACCAAATAAGGACTtcaattatgatatgattatgatcctTGATCAATCAAGAATGTAATTAGTCTAGAATCTTAAATTATTTTATTCACAAGATTATGTTGGGGTTCTTATTTTATTTAATTGGATATGGTTATGACTCAACTTAGCTTATGTTATTGAAGTTGTGAAAGTAGGTTACCCCCTTTTCACACAAGAATTTTTACTTGCAGGTTGACAAAAATGTAGTAAGTCTTTTAAATATAATTGTAAATTGTAAATGATAAAGTAATTAAGTTGTATTACATGTAGGTGTCATTAGGAAGTGAAAATAACATTACTTTGTGGTGTAGTTGATTACGGTGGGGGGCAACAACAATGGCAGCATAATGCCCCACCTCCAGGTGATCATGTTGTTATGATGCCGCCACTAAAACCTCCACCAATGGGAACACGACCACCACCTTCTCCAGCTAGATCACTATCACAACAACCTCATATATTCAACAGTGGTGGTTCAGGATCAAATTACTCAGGTGGTTCAAGTTCACTTCCGCCACCTACTCCCGGTTTATCACTTGGGTTCTCAAAAAGTAAGTTTACTTATGAAGAACTAGCCATGGCTACAGATGGGTTCTCAGAGGCTAACCTTCTTGGTCAAGGTGGGTTTGGATACGTGCATAAAGGGGTgcttccaaatgggttggaagtggctgtTAAACAATTGAAAGTTGGAAGTGGACAAGGCGAACGTGAGTTTCAAGCGGAAGTTGAGATCATTAGTCGTGTTCATCATAAACATCTTGTTTCGTTGGTTGGATATTGCATTAGCGGAGATCAAAGAATGCTTGTTTATGAATTTGTTCCTAACAACACTATGGAGTTCCATTTACATGGTATGTTCTATTATTCAAAATTATTACTACCTACGTCTCAAAATAACTCACTTTTGAAAGTCTTCAtttttcaactttgactttaattttttctgtttgtcTTATATAATATTACTCGAAAGTTATTTCAATGAaaaacacatttaaaactcaatCCATTCATTTAAATTTCATCAAATAATATGTAGCACatacaaaatatttaaagtcaaaggtGGAAAACAAAGACTTCAAAAGTCGAAATGGGACACTTTTGTTTGGATGGAGGGAGTATGAGAATTGAGCTTTATTTTGTTAACAATTTAAAATTATAGATGTAAACTGTCATTAAGTGTGCATATGACGTTTTAGGGAAGAATCGCCCTGTGATGGAGTTTGCAACACGAATGCGTATTGCTCTTGGATCGGCAAAAGGGTTGGCTTATCTTCATGAGGACTGTAAGTTCACTTTTTGTTAATACTCATCGTGTAAATTTTTTGACATAATGGTAAAAGGTTGACATATTGGTAAAAAGTAACATTAATTTTACAACACGACGTCTGTTTGCAGGCCATCCCAAGATCATTCATCGTGATATCAAGGCTGCTAACATTCTTATCGATTTTAACTTTGAAGTAAAGGTAAGATCTTTTGTAGTTATCTAATTTCCGTTTTTTGTCGTGCATGAGTTGCATTTTAAGGTGGACATATGTTGTCAGGTTGCTGATTTTGGGCTAGCCAAAATCACTTCTGATCTTGCTACTCATGTCTCAACTCGTGTGATGGGAACTTTCGGGTATGCCTGTTTTCTTGATAAATACGTTTTTCTGTCAAACTTTATCATATTATTACTTACTTATTTTTTTATATGAATTCAATTTGTATAGTTATCTAGCACCAGAGTATGCGTCTTCAGGCAAACTGTCCGAGAAATCTGATGTTTTTTCGTATGGAGTTATGCTCTTAGAATTGATAACTGGACGCAAACCTGTTGATTCGGCTAATACTTATATGGATGATAGTTTAGTCGATTGGGTAAGTAAAAACTCAATTTTAGAATATTTGGATTTGCATTTGGAACTGAATATTTTGttatttaatatcattataatatgatCAGTTTTAGTAATATGGTTaacaaactagtgaaatgacctgtgaaatcacgggtttgtttaaacgaaacaatttaaagatatattttaggtattaagtgaacgtaaatgctaaagtcatttagtttaatgacccgtgaaaccacagattccgactaagaaatttgtcgttgtttaacatattgatatacttagtgAGAATAAATTAACTACATTTATTTTTCTTATCATAaaattatatcattattatattgagacatgtatttcgcatacatatgtaacgtaattaatcccgtaaagagaactcatatttggataataatataataataataaaaagtttgcGCTAAAATTGAGTATgaatatttttaaaaataattattagtaataccaaATGTCGCTTTgattttattaaaactaaatacaattattatatgaaggttgtacaatatgcttcaaagtttgtatatgTGTTCATGGagcgtttgtaaaatattgtacaatttattttaaagtttgtacatatggtccaTTTAAAGTTTGTAATATATAAatagatttaatttaattataaaaataattatatttatgacATCACCTACATGCCCTCacaatttttcttttttatttttaattttttctatGGAAGAAAAAAGGGTAATTATTACATCATTattttaggattttaatagaacTTATAGACTCTGCTTCTTTTAATCTGATTATTTAGTGGTCAAATACTTATTTCCTATCTTTCACAACCTAAGTTAAGATACTATATTTTCTCCGGTTCACTAACTATGGTCATTTCTACATTAAAATTACAGTGTACCGTTTGTTTTCACGCAAACATTTTTACTGCAAAATGTTTgtataaaaacaaacagtcttcactaTTCAGCATACCAACCTTTGGGCTACATCACCTACATCTTAAAAACAGACAAATTATTTATTACATCATTattttaggattttaatagaacTTATAGACTCTGCTTCTTTTAATCTGATTATTTAGTGGTCAAATACTTATTTTCTATCTTTCACAACCTAAGTTAAGATACTATATTTTCTCCGGTTCGCTAACTATGGTCATTTCTACATTAAAATTACAGTGTACTGTTTGTTTTCATGCAAACATTTTTACTGCAAACTGTTCgtataaaaacaaacagtcttcactaTTCAGCATACCAACCTTTGGGCTACATCACCTACATCTTAAAaacagacaaaaacatcttaaaaaacaacacCTCTTAATACAAACAGAAACTCATTAAAACACTATTATCTGCTGCCCATTATATTATATGACAAGTTAATTTATCGAAATCTTATATGtatgaaatgatgaaattgcaggcAAGGCCATTGTTAACCCGGGCTCTAGAAGATGGAAACTTTGACGCTCTTGTCGACTCACGATTACAACGAAACTACAACCATAACGAAATGGCTAGAATGGTGTCATGTGCAGCCGTATGTGTTCGCCACTCAGCTCGTCGCAGGCCCAAAATGAGCCAGGTGGTTCGAGCCTTAGAAGGTGACGTATCACTAGCTGATCTTGATGAAGGTATTAAACCTGGACACAGTTCAGTGTACAATGGGAGCTCAGATTACGACACAGCTCAGTATAATGAAGACATGATCAAGTTCAGGAAAATGGCTTTTGGCACACAAGAGTACGCTAGCAGTGAATACAGCCGACCCACGAGTGAATACGGGTTGAACCCGTCGGGTTCAAGTAGTGAAGGGCGGAATACACGAGAAATGGAAATGGGCAAGTTGAGCAAAGACAGCCGCGGTTACAGCGATGGGTTTTGATTTTTTGACAAGAATTGTACAAAAGTTTATGCTaattttttatttttgattttttacttgtatttaatttaatttgatTAGGTCTTTTTTCTAAAAGTCCTTTTTGAAACTTTATTAGATGAATATAAATGATGTATACAATAATAACAATCTTCGATTTAGAAGGATTCAAGGAGAGTTGGTTAGCTTGGTGAGATATTTGTTATTGTTAAAATGGAATATGAAATGAATATCGACAGTTGGTTTAATGATTATAAACTCACTCATTTTAATTAGGAGTTGACAAAATACTTGTAGCTGTCATTTGTCTTTTGATACGTCGCCGTTTATTTGCTTGCACGTTTTTCTGGTTTAGGTGACAAATGCATAATGAATTCAAGGGTCAGTAAaatattactatttttttttaGATAACGATTGAGATCACCCGAGGATGACTAAACCACCTGCTACGATCATCCCTCGtatcgactatgccgatgcagcgataataacctcgtcccatcgctgcccgggagaaaACCTTAAAACCGATCCAAGGGTACGGTCAAGTAAAaccccccctcccctttaccccaaacgatatgggaaaggtgtcatAAGTGGATACTTCATGACAGTGATGAAATTGTATTTTTAATATGTAGTCAACGGAGATCGAACTCCTGacttcccctaaaggaggcaggccaccaaccgctagACCATATCACAACTTCTTAAAATATTACAATTAGTATACcggaataaataaattaataactataaaaaaaaataataccgtACTTACTGTTAGATAATAGACACCGtaaatattattgattattgattcgGTATTTATATCGATACAAGGTAACCATAATCATCTAATTAACCATAATGGATTCAAGCTCACATATTGGACTTGAGTCAATCTATATAATTCATTTAACACTCCCTGCAGTCCGAACAACGAAATCACGCGAAAGTTCGAATTGGAAAGAGAACAATAAAcaaaaaaagaataaataaaaacacaattttctctctAATTTTTCGTATCGAATTCATTGATATCGCTGATTGGTTGCGTTGtttgactgcgtttccttttccaTAGCGTTTTTTTTACGTCGTGGCTTGCTTACCTAAGGATTGAGCAGAACTTGGGCTTTGAACTTTACCGCTGATACAATCTTCTTCAATGCTGCAAAACAAGAGAgttttcttttttcctttttacGGAGTTTGAAATCTAGTCAAGCTAGTGCCACGCCGATTATTGTAAGAGGTTGGGTTGAATAAGAATAACaaagaagaagaaaatagaaaTTTAAAAATAGAAACAATTTCTTTTTGCCTGTCATGATCATGATTAAGCTTGAGCCTGTgagagaaaataaataaaataaaaggagAATGTGGATACATGAAAGCATTTAGATCCACGTGGAGATGCACAGAATGTTTGCTGTGATTTAAGcaacgtttattttttttttttatttttttttaataatagtaatagatagatagatatagatggAATAAGAAAAAGAAGATGGAAGTGGATGGATTAAAGTAGGCCGCTGATGTAAAGATCGGTGTGGAATAAACGTCAaacacaattaaaaaaaaaaaaaaaaaacattagatGAACATCGTGTAATTCATCATAAGGGAGACGGCTATTAGTAAAACAAGTGTAAAACGGAATAAAAGAAGGATATTAGAGAAGATATTTGACCGGGCCAAAATAGAGACAGCGGCTCATGTCGATGTATCTGAATCAAACACTCTGATACCATATTATAGAATAAAACTCCGtaaatattattgattattgattcggtatttatatataaaaaaaattatagcgATACAAGGTAACCCTAATCATCTAATTAACCCTAATGGACTCAAGCCCGCATATTGAACTTGAGCCAATCTATATAATTCATCTAATACTTACAAGTCTTGTTCAATAGCAAGAAATCGGAGTATTAATTTTAAGAAATTATTTAAACGAGCCGTAACGTGTCAGATATTCAGCGGGTCGTAAAGTCCATCCTAGCGCAAAAGAGCATCCCGCAGAAAGAGGATTCCGCGAAAAGTAGAGAAGAGATTAACGGGATGCTTTATAGTTGAAGTTGCGCCTAATGCTTAATCTAATAAGATTTTTTAGGCAAATTAAACGGTTCGAAATTTTCTAGCATTTCGAAAAAGTTCATTTTTTTCAGCATGTCAAAACAGGTTAGATTTTTAACGGGTCGAATCGAGTCATTATTTTTAGTGTGTCGAAATGGATCAAATTTTCAATGGGTCGAAACGGGTCATATTTTTAGCGGGTCGAAACGGGTCATATTTCTTAGACGGGTCGAAACGGGTCATATATTCAGCGAGTCAGAATGGGTTAGATTTTCAACGGGTCAAAAAGGGTCAGATTTTCGGTGGGTCAAAATGGGTTAGATTTTCAACGGGTAGAAATGGGTCAGAAGTTTAGCGGGGGTTTTTACGGGTCAGATATTCAGTGGGTCGGAACGGGTCAAAAGTTTTGTGGATTTTTAACAGATCAGATATTCAGCGGGTCGAAACGGGCAGGTTTTTAAACGTATCAAATAGTTTAGATTTTTTAGCGTTTCGAATCAGGTTAGATTTTTCAGCACGTCAAAACGGGTCAAACTTTTAGCGGGTTGAAAAGGGTTACATTTTCAGCGGGTCTCGTTTATATACGAATAAAAACGGGTCAAATTTTCAGCAGGTTTAAACGGGTTAGATTTTCATTAGGTCGagatgggtcaaaatgggtcaaatttTTTAGATGGGTCATAACACGTTAGATTGATTACACGCTCGGATGTAAAATGGAATTCAATTCCATTCCACATTAACCAAACGCGTATGCTTATTTTGATTCATTCATAGTAAGATTCTGATGAAATTCCAATTACATCTAATTCCAATTCATTTGATAGATTCTATTCCATCGAAAAAAATTCTGAACCAAACGGGGTCTATAAGTATAAAACCATTGAAAGAAAATTCATGATATAGGTTAGGGATGGCTTCGGGCCGGGTTTGAGTCGGGTACAGGTAATCCCGGACCCAAATCCGATTAAGAAACCGCGTCCCAAACTCGATTAAGAAACCGCGTCTCAAACCCGGAATTATACCCGACGGGTCCTCAATTACTTACTAACTATCAGATATCAGTTTCTCTACGAGTAAACAGGATACCCGTTAATCAATTTTTAAGCATATAAGCTTACTTAAAGTGAATCTACTTGAGGTAAAAGGGGTCCGATGTTTAAATTCTTGTTAATCTattttatgatgcattaattagAATTAATCTCCAGAACAAAAGTCGAAGCATAAGGAAAAACAGTTATAGTTGTTGtgtttataatatttaataaaaattatgTAAACTATATACGGatcctattatattattgaaatacCCAATTATTAAAATCCTCATCGGGCCAGATATACGAGCCTGGTATACGGGTTTGTACTTAAAACCATCCCCGTACCTGAACCCGCTTAAAACTTAAAACAACTTCCATACCCGGCCCTAGACCCATAGAGCAGGACCATACCCGGCTCAATAATTTTGAGTTTCGAGTTTCTCCATCGAATACGAGTATTTTAACCATCCCAAAAGGTACATTTCCATTTACTTATTTGTGTCTTCCAATAGGTGTTAACATGAATAATATTTCGAATTGGAATGATTTACATTCTAAGTTTCGGAAAAAGTTATCGAGGTGGAAAGTGAACCTTTTGTCGTTTGGTGGTCGCTTAATGTTAATTAAAGCAGTGTTGGGAAGCTTGGGAGTTTATTATCTTTCTCCATTCAAATGACCCGAAACGGTATTGAATAACTTGGAGAGATCACGGACAAACTTCTTTTGAGGATGTaccgaaaataataaaaaaatgaaatgGGTTAGTTGGAACCAAATCTTAGCATCACATGACAGAGGTGGGTTAGACGTTGGTAGCTTACGGGCGTTTAACTATGCTCTATTATATAAATGGATTTGAAGATTTGTTAATACGCCAAATGCAATATGGGATTCGGTTATAACCGTGTTACATGGACCGTGTGTGGGTCTAGATGGGAAACCTACAAGTAGCAAAGGAGCTTGGTTCAATGTTGACTCGTTTTGTAAAGCCAAAAACAGAGGTATCATTCTTAATAATATTTTACGGGTA
The window above is part of the Rutidosis leptorrhynchoides isolate AG116_Rl617_1_P2 chromosome 1, CSIRO_AGI_Rlap_v1, whole genome shotgun sequence genome. Proteins encoded here:
- the LOC139883478 gene encoding proline-rich receptor-like protein kinase PERK15; translated protein: MSSPPPATSPSPPTNSTAPPPATTAPPPAATAPPPAATAPPPSVPAAPPPSVPASPPPSVPASPPPSIPAAPPPAIPAPPPPSSTPATPPPTATPTPPTAVTPVSSPPPPATLPPSNSPPAPPTTPPPSNSPPTPPTTQPPSNSPPAPPTTTNPPPSTPTPTTPSPPRSTPSKPPPSPPPPRNSPPSPPSPPGQTPVSPSPPPPKNVSLSPPASNNSSSVSTGAVVGIAIGGVLILAIISLIFICCKKKKRSHDHADYYVPPPPPPKVDYGGGQQQWQHNAPPPGDHVVMMPPLKPPPMGTRPPPSPARSLSQQPHIFNSGGSGSNYSGGSSSLPPPTPGLSLGFSKSKFTYEELAMATDGFSEANLLGQGGFGYVHKGVLPNGLEVAVKQLKVGSGQGEREFQAEVEIISRVHHKHLVSLVGYCISGDQRMLVYEFVPNNTMEFHLHGKNRPVMEFATRMRIALGSAKGLAYLHEDCHPKIIHRDIKAANILIDFNFEVKVADFGLAKITSDLATHVSTRVMGTFGYLAPEYASSGKLSEKSDVFSYGVMLLELITGRKPVDSANTYMDDSLVDWARPLLTRALEDGNFDALVDSRLQRNYNHNEMARMVSCAAVCVRHSARRRPKMSQVVRALEGDVSLADLDEGIKPGHSSVYNGSSDYDTAQYNEDMIKFRKMAFGTQEYASSEYSRPTSEYGLNPSGSSSEGRNTREMEMGKLSKDSRGYSDGF